From one Solanum lycopersicum chromosome 12, SLM_r2.1 genomic stretch:
- the LOC104645298 gene encoding AT-rich interactive domain-containing protein 5-like, with the protein MDSFVRIDKSEEEMVVDRSEDPQMKTNAAIVIADDDARSDQFPKVTTKVTDSSALIGEDDEGSPEHQAEFIEKLGSFYQEKAMEFKQPRFYGHPLNCLKLWRSVIKLGGYDQVTGKKIWRQVGDSFNPPKTCTNVSSTFRGFYEKLLLQYERHMTQIGELQLPIAPSPVDNEVTLCLLCCYVCMLYTFELIYGEA; encoded by the exons ATGGATTCCT TTGTCAGAATTGATAAGAGTGAAGAAGAGATGGTGGTTGATAGATCAGAGGATCCTCAGATGAAGACAAACGCTGCTATTGTTATCGCTGATGATGATGCTAGGTCGGACCAGTTTCCGAAAGTGACAACTAAAGTTACAGATTCTTCTGCTTTGATAGGCGAGGATGATGAAGGCTCCCCTGAGCATCAAGCTGAATTTATAGAAAAACTAGGCTCCTTTTACCAGGAGAAGGCGATGGAATTTAAACAACCTAGGTTTTATGGTCATCCGCTTAATTGCCTAAA GTTATGGAGATCTGTCATCAAATTAGGTGGTTATGATCAG GtaactggaaaaaaaatatggaggcaaGTGGGAGACTCCTTTAACCCCCCCAA GACTTGCACTAATGTTTCTTCGACATTCCGCGGCTTCTATGAGAAG TTACTTCTCCAATACGAAAGGCATATGACACAAATTGGAGAGCTTCAACTTCCTATTGCTCCTTCTCCTGTTGACAATGAGGTAACACTGTGTTTACTTTGTTGTTATGTGTGTATGTTGTACACCTTTGAATTGATATATGGGGAAGCCTAG
- the LOC138340642 gene encoding AT-rich interactive domain-containing protein 6-like: MDSFVRIDKSEEEMVVDRSEDPQMKTNAAIVIADDDARSDQFPKVTTKVTDSIALIGEDDEGSLEHQAEFIEKLGSFYQEKAMEFKQPGFYGHPLNCLKLWRSVIKLGGYDQVTGKKIWRQVGDSFNPPPPPK; encoded by the exons ATGGATTCCT TTGTCAGAATTGATAAGAGTGAAGAAGAGATGGTGGTTGATAGATCAGAGGATCCTCAGATGAAGACAAACGCTGCTATTGTTATCGCTGATGATGATGCTAGGTCGGACCAGTTTCCGAAAGTGACAACTAAAGTTACAGATTCTATTGCTTTGATAGGCGAGGATGATGAAGGCTCCCTTGAGCATCAAGCTGAATTTATAGAAAAACTAGGCTCCTTTTACCAGGAGAAGGCGATGGAATTTAAACAACCTGGGTTTTATGGTCATCCGCTTAATTGCCTAAA GTTATGGAGATCTGTCATCAAATTAGGTGGTTATGATCAG GtaactggaaaaaaaatatggaggcaaGTGGGAGACTCctttaaccccccccccccccccaagtgA